Part of the Capsicum annuum cultivar UCD-10X-F1 chromosome 12, UCD10Xv1.1, whole genome shotgun sequence genome is shown below.
AactctctcatctccaaaggcTTGATCTTTCTATGAATAACTTTTCTAACTCTCATATCTCCCCTGAATTTGACACGTTCTCGAGTTTGACACATCTTGATCTTTCCTGGTCATATTTCTCAGGTCAAATTCCTTCTGAAATCTCTCGTCTACTTTTGACATCGAGCTAAGACTCGCAGCCCATGATTTTAAATTGCTACTTGAAAGTTGACTCAAGAGCTTGATCTTACTGGCATAAACATCTCCTCCACCATTCCTCTGAATTTCTCTTTCCAATTAACAACTCTGAGCCTAGTAAATACAGGATTGTTTGGGACAATATCTGAGAGTATTTTTCACCTGCCCAACCTGGAAACACTTGATTTATCGGAAAACGATCAACTCAATGGTTATTTTCCAAAGACCAAATGGAACAGCAGTGCATCTCTCATGAAGTTAGATCTCAATTATGTAAATTTTTCTGATAATTTGCCCAAGTCTCTTGGCTATCTAACTTCGGTGTATTCTTTGTCTCTTGCATATTGCAACCTTAGAGGGCGTATTCCTGAATCTCTTTCTAATCTCACCCGCATAAAGTCTTTGTACCTTCAATATAACTCCCTGAATGGAACAATACCATCAGGATGTTCCATCAGGATGTTCTCCCTTCTATCACTAAGTCATTTAGACTTGCGTCATAACCACTTTTCTGGTCAGCTTGCGTATTTCAAGTCTAATACAATACTAAGCAAGAATCAGTTACAAGGCCATCTTCCCAACTCAATTCAAAACCTTGTGAACTTAACAGATCTGCATCTTTTATCAAACAATTTTAGTGACAATGTGGATGTCAGCTTCTTTTCTGACCTCAGACATCTTAGCTATCTTGATCTTTCATATAATCGTATTTCATTAACCAATGAGAATAAAGTGAAATCTTTTATCAAACAATTTTAGTGACAATGTGGATGTTAGCTTCTTTTCTGACCTCAGACATCTTAGCTATCTTGATCTTTCATATAATCGTATTTCATTAACCAATGAGAATAAAGTGAAATGTACTTTGCCAGGATCTCTCGTGAGCATACGATTGGCTGCATGTGGAGTGAGAGAATTGGAGTTTCTAAAATCCGCAAAGCAGCTTTTCTACTTAGATCTTTCGAATAATAAGATTCAGGAACCACTTTGCAAGGATCTCTCGTGAGCATACGATTGGCTGCATGTGGAGTGAGAGAATTGGAGTTTCTAAAATCCGCAAAGTAGCTTTTCTACTTAGATCTTTCGAATAATAAGATTCAGAGACGGGTTCCTGACTGGGCATGGTCTAACTGGATGTTTTCATTGTTCACTCTTAATATATCCCATAATATGCTGACGAGTGTGGATTCAATTCCTCTTCAATTTGtaaattttattgatttgcaGTCCAATTTACTTCCAAGGGTCACTACCTATTCTACCAACCTCCACAACATTCTTCTTCATATCACATAATAATCTAAGTGGGGAGATCCCTTTGTCTATTTGCAATTTGACGTCACTAAGAATGTTCGTTCTGGCAACAAATAACTTGAGGGGAGCAATTCCACAATGTCTGGATAACATGAGTTACAATCTCGAGATTTTGGATATGCACCACAACAATCTTTTGGGTACTCTTCGAACGACTTTTAGAATTGGAAGTTCACGGGAAAATTCCACGATCTTTGGCCAATTGCACAGAGTTGCAGGTTCTTGACTTGGGAGATTGAGAAGACTTGGGAGATAATCATCTCACTGACACATTCCCCCTGTGGTTGGGAACTCTGCCACAGCTGCAAGTTCTAAACTTGAGATCTAATAAATTGCATGGGTCCATTCAACCTTCAAGGACTGAAAGTATGTTTCCCAAGCTTCGGATCATAGATCTCTCTCACAATGCCTTCTCAGGAAACTTACCAACGAGTTTGTTTCAACATCTGAAAGGCATGAGGACAATTGATCCATCAGAGAAGGCACCAAGTGATAACAGAGATGGATATTACCAAGATTCGGTAGTTGTAGCGACAAAGGTATCGGAGCTTGAAGTTGTGAGAATCTTGTATTTGTACACCACTATGGATCTTTCAAATAACAGATTTGAAGGACATATCCCAAGTGTTCTAGGAGATCTCACAAGGTCATATCCCACCATCACTTGGAAGTTTATCTTCGGTTGAATCATTGGACCTGTCAGGTAACCATCTCGTAGGAGAGATACCAGCACAATTTGCTTCTCTTACATCTCTTGAGGTCTTAAATCTCTCCTACAATCACCTCGAAGGGTGCATTCCTCAAGGAAATCAGTTTGCTACATTTGAGAACAATTCATATGAAGGTAATGATGGATTACGTGGATTCCCAATTTCAAAAGGTTGTGGAAGTAGCAGAATGTCAAGAGACAGACAAACACAGCACATGTACTTGATGAAGAAAGCAGTTCAACATTTCTAGGTGACTTTATACAGGGCATTCTTATGGGATATGGGACTGGACTTATTATTGGATTCTCCACAGCATATTTCCTGCTTTCACGTCGAAATTCAAATTGGCTTTCTAGGATCTACGAAGAACTAGAACACAGAGTCTATATGAGAAGGCGAAAGAAGCAGCGAGACCGTCAAAGACACAACAGAAGATGAAATAAATGAATTGAAGATGGCAAAAATAACTGAATGTAATAAAGTAATATTACAAATTTTTATGTATCCAATGAATCTTTCAGCCTAATACATGAATACTTCATTTGTCTTAAAACATATTCATGTCCAAACATTGACCATGAGTACATAGTCTGTATTCTCCAAAATCCACTAATTATTTAACCGGATATACTCGTATTGGATACTTAAATAAACATGTATCCAATACGTACCCCTTCTCTAGACCAGACAAATCATATAACATCTTTATACATATATTCTGTAACTAACTAGTTGTCTGTCTACCCAAAGATACGTACATCGACCAACAATTTATTGGCTTCAAATCATGTAAATGTACAAACCAACACATTTTCTTCAGTCAAGAAGTGAAGTAGCAATGGATATTATAACTCCAAGGACATCAGTATCCTCTGCTCTTTTGATAGAGACGATGACTCGGCTTCCACGATCTGCATGGAGTGACAAGTGCAAGTCAAAAGGCTCACCTTTGCTATTCGTCAAGAATTAATCGTCAACCAAACTAAGATAAGTTGAAGCAAGCATTCTCAAGGATATTTAAGTAATGCATAACGTGTAAAGAAATTTTACACCGTCAAGTCAATTTAACAGAATATAGTATGTCATCACTCTATTTTCCAGGTTATCATATCAGATTTGATATAAGACATTCCGTGAAGAGCTACCGTGTTTTGAAGGTGTAAAAAAATCTATACCTTGTCCGTATGCAAAACTTGAACTCTTTCCAGAAAGGGCTTTATAACGGTATCAGAAGCATAAGGTCTCGTTTCATATAAATGTGTTTTTAACTATTTTTGA
Proteins encoded:
- the LOC107848799 gene encoding receptor-like protein 9DC3 — translated: MGDLIARRVLNISPNGLQGHIPSSIRSLSSVESLDLSGNHLVGEIPTRFASRTSLEVLNLSYNHYKGCIPQGNQFATFENNSYEGNDRLRGFSLSVVRGNDSISETNYTTFSLDDQERNSEFLNDFSKASLMGYMLTQELDLTGINISSTIPLNFSFQLTTLSLVNTGLFGTISESIFHLPNLETLDLSENDQLNGYFPKTKWNSSASLMKLDLNYVNFSDNLPKSLGYLTSVYSLSLAYCNLRGRIPESLSNLTRIKSLYLQYNSLNGTIPSGCSIRMFSLLSLSHLDLRHNHFSGQLAYFKSNTILSKNQLQGHLPNSIQNLVNLTDLHLLSNNFSDNVDVSFFSDLRHLSYLDLSYNRSLVSIRLAACGVRELEFLKSAKQLFYLDLSNNKIQEPLCKDLSPIYFQGSLPILPTSTTFFFISHNNLSGEIPLSICNLTSLRMFVLATNNLRGAIPQCLDNMSYNLEILDMHHNNLLGTLRTTFRIGSSRENSTIFGQLHRVAGNLPTSLFQHLKGMRTIDPSEKAPSDNRDGYYQDSVVVATKEISQGHIPPSLGSLSSVESLDLSGNHLVGEIPAQFASLTSLEVLNLSYNHLEGCIPQGNQFATFENNSYEGNDGLRGFPISKGCGSSRMSRDRQTQHMYLMKKAVQHF